The nucleotide sequence GCAGCCGGTCGGCGAGCGGCCAGCCGGCGAGGGTCGCGGCGGTGAAGCTCGCGCCGAAGACGTCCCCGGCTCCTGTCGCGTCCACGACATCGATGTCGAGCGCGGCGACCTCGGCGGCCTCGCCCGTCGTCTGGTCCACGGCGAGGGCGCCGTGCGGGCCGCGCGTGACGACGGCGACCGGCACGATATCGGCGAGCTTGCCGAGCGCGGCCCGCGCGCTGTCGGTGCGTGTGTAGCCCATCGCCTCGCCCTCGTTGGGCAGGAAGGCGTGGCAGCGCGAGAGCTGGTCGAGCAGCTCGCCGGACCAGGCCCCCGTGGGGTCCCAGCCGACATCCGCGAAGATCTTGGTGCCCGCGGCGGCGGCCTTCGCGATCCACGTCTGGGGCTCGGCGCCGAGGTGCGCGATGGCCGCCCGTGCCCCCGGGGCGCTCGCCATCAACTCGTCCTGCGGATACGGGGGTTCCTGGCCGTGCGTGATCAGTGCGCGGTCGTCTCCCTGGGCGAGCGAGACGGTCACCGGCGTGTTCCAGCCGGGTGCCGTGCGCGAGAGCGCGAGGTCGACGCCCTCCTGCCGGGCGAGGATGTCGCGGCAGTACGCCCCGTAGAAGTCGTCCCCGAAGACGGTGGCCAGCGAGGTGGCGAGGCCGAAGCGGGCGGCGGCCACCGCGAGGTTGGCGATGCCGCCGGGGCCGCAGCCCATGCCCCGGGTCCAGATCTCCTCACCCGGTGCCGGCGGCCGGCCGAGACCGGTCATCACGAGGTCGTAGAAGAGCAGACCGGTCACCAGGACATCGGGTCCCGCAGCGTCGGGAGCCCGTTCCCCGGGCGGGGGAGGTTCGGCCACGAGCTCCTCCTCTCGTCAAAAGTGTGCAGAAGTGCAGCGCATTGCAGAGGATCGTGCGGGCTCTGCGCAAAAATGGCAAGAGGGGTGCACGCGGATGCATAGAAATGATTGAGATTGACGAGTAGGCTGCTCGCCGTGCTGGCTGAACGACGACATCAGATGATCCTCCGCGCCCTGCGGTCCGGGGGCCCGGCGGCCGTGACCGACCTCTCCGAACAGCTCGGCGTCTCCGCCGCGACCGTCCGGCGCGACCTGCTGAAGCTGGAGGAGGAGGGACTGCTCACCCGCGTCCACGGCGGCGCGGTCGTCGAGGAGGGCGACCAGCCCTTCGCGGAGGTCGCCGGGGTGCGCGTGGCCGAGAAGGACGCCCTGGCGGTGGCGGCCGCGGACATGATCGAGGACGGGCAGTCCGTGCTGCTGGACATCGGCACCACCGCCTACCGGCTCGCCCGGCAACTGCACGGCCGACGGCTGACCGTCATCACCAGCAATCTGGTGGTGTTCGAGGAGCTGGCCGACGACACCGCCGTGGAGCTGGTGCTGCTCGGCGGAGTGCTCCGGCGCGAATACCGCTCCCTGGTCGGATTCCTCACCGAGGACAATCTCCGCCAG is from Streptomyces hygroscopicus and encodes:
- a CDS encoding carbohydrate kinase, encoding MAEPPPPGERAPDAAGPDVLVTGLLFYDLVMTGLGRPPAPGEEIWTRGMGCGPGGIANLAVAAARFGLATSLATVFGDDFYGAYCRDILARQEGVDLALSRTAPGWNTPVTVSLAQGDDRALITHGQEPPYPQDELMASAPGARAAIAHLGAEPQTWIAKAAAAGTKIFADVGWDPTGAWSGELLDQLSRCHAFLPNEGEAMGYTRTDSARAALGKLADIVPVAVVTRGPHGALAVDQTTGEAAEVAALDIDVVDATGAGDVFGASFTAATLAGWPLADRLRFAGLAAGLSVTRHGGALAAPGWHGVDQWWRTTGSRDPALRRTYGFLADRIPEDPGPAPHTTPVTPHTL
- a CDS encoding ArsR family transcriptional regulator, which translates into the protein MLAERRHQMILRALRSGGPAAVTDLSEQLGVSAATVRRDLLKLEEEGLLTRVHGGAVVEEGDQPFAEVAGVRVAEKDALAVAAADMIEDGQSVLLDIGTTAYRLARQLHGRRLTVITSNLVVFEELADDTAVELVLLGGVLRREYRSLVGFLTEDNLRQLHADWLFLGTSGVRPSGQIMDTTVIEVPVKRAMIAASDQVVLLADAGKFPGTGMTKVCGPEDLDAVVTNAPSDSATCSVFEQAGVKVVRV